A window of Chryseobacterium sp. IHB B 17019 genomic DNA:
TTTTTCCATTTTTTAGAAACATTTCCGTAGATCGCATTAATATTTTCTTCATAAATATAATGATTGGTTTTTGTTTCATCTAAAACAGGATCTCCGAGACTTACATTGAAAAATTTCAAATCATTATCTGCCTTTACAAGACTGGTTTTAACTCCTCCTTCCAATTTCCAATCGTTCTTTAAAGCTTTTGTGAAATCAGATTTTAAGGAGAAAATATTCAAGTTTCCGCCAATATCTCCTTTCAATAAATATGGATTCGGATTGTCTGGTGCGGATGGAGAAAGATTTCCGTTAACGTCATAATTTCTTGTATCAAAATTCTGCAAGGAAGTGTTGGAATAATTGATATAATCAAAATCCGTTGTTAATTCAGAACCTAAAGAATCAATTGTATATTTATGATTTAAGTTAATTGACGTGTTTTTCCAATGATTCCTGGTTCGGTTTTGTGTGGTAAAAGTACCCGTCGGAAGGTGATCGCTGCCAAGAATCACACTGGAATTATCACCTGTAGGATCAAACTTGTTGCTGATAAAACCTACGGAAAATCCAAGGATATTTTTATCGTTCATATAATAATCCATCCCAGCTTTTGCAATGTGGTTACGAAAGTTCATTTTAAGGAAATTATCCTGTACATAGGCTTTTTCAAAAATAGTATTGGTGTAAAAATTTCTGTCTAACATCAAATGATTAAAAAATTCTCTGTAAGCAAAGCTGTAATTCGCAAAAACATTCACTTTTTTATTCCGGTGATTAATGCTGAAATTATTATTGTTTTTAATAAATCTTCCCGTTCCCAACGATGTAGAAATGCTTCCGTTTGTTCCTTTTCTCTGATCTTTTTTTAATTTAATATTGATAATTGAAGTTCCGGACGCATCATATTTTGATGATGGATTAGTAATGAATTCCACTTTTTCTACGCTTGCAGAAGGGATTCCGCGAAGATAATTGGCAAGATCGGTTCCCGTCATCGGTGTATTTTTTCCATCGATCTGTACAAGAAGATTTCCCTTCCCACGGAGACTGATGTTGTCATTGTTATCAATCTTTACTCCCGGTGCTTTTTCTAATACTTCAAATGCTGAATTTCCGGTGCTTGCAATGCTGTTTTCGACATTGAGGATCATTTTTCCTTCCTGCCTTTCGATGTAAGGTTTTGTCTTTGTAATTGTCACGCCTTCAATCATTTTTTCGTTCAGTTGAATAGAAGGCAGGGCAGTGTTTCCCGAAACGGAGATATTGTCTGCTTTATAGGCTTCTGTTCCGTTTTTGTTGATTTTTATAGAATAATTTCCCGAAATAAGATCGGTAAAAACAAAGTTTCCTTTGTTGTCTGCAATTTCTGTTTTGATCAATTTATTTTCGGAATCAAACAAATTGATTTCCATCTGGTTCACTTTATCGGAATCCACTTTTCCCGAAAGAGAAAAGTTCTGCGTTGTCTGTGCTTTCAACAAACTTAATGCGGAAAGTATCCAAACAAAAATGAGTAAAAATATTCTGGCCATTGTGTTATTTTTTAGCGTTAAGACAGTTTTTTGATATTTTGAGTAATGCTGAATTCATTATTTCCAGCTCTTCTTTTGTAACATCTTTCAATGCAGTTTTTCTATTGTTTTCAATGAGTTCCTGCACTTTTTTGATGATTTCCTTTCCGGATTCCGTGACATCCAGATTGGTTTTTCTGCGGTCATCCGAATTAATATTTCTAATGATATATTCGGATTTCACGAGTAGTTCAATAATTCTCGTTACGGAAGCATTATCCTTAAAAGCAAGATCCCCGATTTCGTTTTGTGTAATTCCGGGATTTTCCAGAATTGCTTTAATAATCAGCCATTGATCAATTGTAATATTAAAACCATTCGCTTTTAATTGTCGTTGGGCGTAATTTCTATAAGTCCTGATGGCTTTGTCTATATTGTAAAATATTATTGAATCCAGTTTTTCCATGGTAAAATTTTTAGTGTTGTAAAAAATGTTTTATCAATTATTGATATATCAATTAAATAATTGGTAGAGCCTGAAATAATATTGTTACAGAAAAGTGGAAATATTTTTTAGAAAAATAGAAAACCACCGTGTGGACGATGGTTTAAAGCATTAATTATTAAAAGTAAATTATCTTATGAATACAGGTTTTCTCTGATTTCAATTAAAATTTTTGTCGTTTTTTCTACATCCGGTTCGTCGGGTAGTGCTGAAACAGAATGATAATATTCGATGGACTTTATTAAATCTTCCGCCTTTTTCATAACCTGTTCATACGACCAGTTCCCGGCTTTGATATCTAAAAGTTCATCCCGATTTTCTACCCTGATATTCAGAGAACTTGTTTTAAAAATCTGTTCACAGGACTGCAGCAGACGGATGGTGTGCATCATGTTTTTGCTGTCGTAGTTTTGTCCGTGGTTCTGATTCACATTGTAGCGGTCTTCATTTCGCTCGGAAACCCACTTCCAGTATTCACGGTAATCTTTGCAGTAAGTGGAGTAGGCATCGAGGTTACAAAACAGAAAAGCAATAGATTTCTCCTCTTTCGGAACCGACGAAACGGAAACCTGATTTGCTTCTTCATTTTGAATAATCCCTTTATAATTCAGATCGCCGGACTGATCGTAGAACAGCGCGAACATCCCTTTTGTATTATCAATATTTACCAACCCGCATTTTTCCTGAACAAGACCACCCCGTCCTTCGGACACCCCTCCAGAGGAGGGGAATTCTCGCAGCCATTTTTTCAAAGGAATCGAACCTTGATTTTGCAAAATATAACAGAAATCAAGAATAGATTTTCTTTCTTTGTCAATTGGGTTCAGGATTTTTTTGTTGAGTCCTTTTGCTTTTTTGATCTGCGAAATTGCATAACCTGCAAACGTATCTTTACACAGTTTGGAAAGGAAATCTTCCGGTTTCAGTAAATCCATCAACGGATTTTTATGTTGGATACAGTCTTCCGGGCTTGCCAGAATTTCCAGAATATTCGGATTGTTTTTCTGCAATAATTCTACAAATCTCCCGATTTCGTAATAGGTGATGTCGTTGGTTTCATTAGAAATTTGCGGAGTATAATGTAAACCAAAAAACTCTTCTTTCGGTATATAATACACTCCCCGAATATCGGTATCCGAGTTTTCCGTGGCGAGCCCGAAAGATCGGCTTCCGGAGATAGATTGGAAGAGAGCGAGGTTTTGGGTTTGTATATTTTTAATAGTCATTTTTGTAGTTAATTTTTAATACAACTTTCTATGATCACCTCCAAAGCTTTCTCTGCATCACAAGCATATAAGCCTGAACACCACGCTGGATTGGCTTCAATTAATGCCCAGCCTTTCCCTTTGATAATCACAAAGTCCAGGACAACAGCTTTAGGCAGTGTTTCAGCGTATTGTTGAATGAAATTTTTAAAAAATTCAAACAATTCTTTTTGTTCTGTTATTGAAAGTAGATCTGTGTCTAAAGTACTATTTCTCCAATAGGAAGAATAAGTTTTTATTTCTTTATTTAAAACAAAACATCTTACTTCAAGCTCCCATTCAACAACTTCTGATGTAAAAACTGAAATATTTAAATCCAAAGAATCAAAGCCTTTGATATTGGTTACTTTGTCAAAAACTCCGGCTTTAAAACTCTTAAAATCAGAACATTTTAGGAAAATATTTTCTTCATTCACAAAGTCTTTTAATTGTCCGTAAGAAATTTTACGTTTTATAAATTCTTCAGAAATTTGTGAAAGCCAATTGTCATCAGGTTTCGTTAATGTCAGATTACACTGTTCAGCTACAATTTCCGCATAAATATCTTCACCATATACCGCAATTACAGCTGTCCGAAATTCCTCCGGAACATTCCATTTTGCATTGAAACGGTTTAATTCATAAGGGGAATTTAGGGATGCCTTTTTAAGATTGTTGCTATCCTCCGTGTACATGGGAGAAAGTGCGACTATATTTTTCATGCAATTATATTTTCTTTTTTTAATTTTTCAATTAAGTTATGACGTTCATTTTCAGACTGGCCATCAAAAAAGATGATCCACCCTTCCGGATATAGTCTGGCGTGGACAAGATTTAAATTGTTTTTCCACATTCGATGATATTTATCAGAGCATTCTTTTATAAAATCATAATCTGAAAAATATTTCGAAATCAAGCTTATATCACAAACTACGTCATAACCTAAAAGTGCGGGAATATATTTATAATATTGATGTTCTGCAAAAAAAACCTCTTGCTCTATAAATGTTTCAAAACTTTCATAATAAAAGAAGAAGTCATAAGAATCACATCCGCAGTCTCTAAATGCGACTTCTCCGTTTTCTGAAATATAAAAGCCATCAGCGATAGAGAATAAAACTTGTCCATTCCAATGATAAGTATTTAAACCCTTATTTTCATTTATTTGCTTGGGCGTAAAAATATGAAAAACAGTATTTTGTATACTCAGCCCGGAAAATTTTTCTTGAAATCTAAGAATTTCATTTGAATTTTGAAGATGGTAAAAATTTAAATGATTTTCTAAAATTTTTAAATCAACTTCATACTCTTTATTTCTTTCTTGTTTTTCTATAAATTTTAAAGCTCTGTCAGAAAGCTGTTTTATCATATTTATAATTTTAAACTGTTAATATCTCCCTAAAAACCCTCTCCATCTCAACCTTATCTCCATTTCCTCCACTCAAACTCTTCACCCTTTCCTCATTATCTTTCACCATTCCCTCCAAAAATCCAAAAAGTTGCCAGTCATTTGCATGATAATAAGATTCTCCTTTTGTGGCTTTTAAGGCAACCAGATTTTCTATTTTAGTTCTCGTAAAATCATCCACCAAAACCAATAATTCACTAAACAAAACTGGCGGAACACTTCCTTTTTCCAATATCCATTTTCCTGTCAGAGCCGTTCTGAGGCAATAAAAATAACTTTTTAATTTCACTTCATCGCTTCTGCAGGCTTCCAGATATTTCTTGCTCATGCTCAGATAATGGTAAGAAACCGCTATTGGTGAAAAACAGGAGTCTGCTAATGGCTTAAACAAATCATAGAACTTCTCATCTTTCAAATAAATGATAGGTGAGTAAAACCAACTCAACAAAGCTGCATTCGACTTCACCAGCAAATGAAAAGTCTTGCTCAAATCCCATCCGGAACCATCCAGATCGTCTTCGGTCATAAATTCTATCGTTTCATCCTTGTCCCACGGCGAAAGATACCAGTCTTTTTCGTGTCGGTATATGAAACGTATGTCATAA
This region includes:
- a CDS encoding TonB-dependent receptor, with product MARIFLLIFVWILSALSLLKAQTTQNFSLSGKVDSDKVNQMEINLFDSENKLIKTEIADNKGNFVFTDLISGNYSIKINKNGTEAYKADNISVSGNTALPSIQLNEKMIEGVTITKTKPYIERQEGKMILNVENSIASTGNSAFEVLEKAPGVKIDNNDNISLRGKGNLLVQIDGKNTPMTGTDLANYLRGIPSASVEKVEFITNPSSKYDASGTSIINIKLKKDQRKGTNGSISTSLGTGRFIKNNNNFSINHRNKKVNVFANYSFAYREFFNHLMLDRNFYTNTIFEKAYVQDNFLKMNFRNHIAKAGMDYYMNDKNILGFSVGFISNKFDPTGDNSSVILGSDHLPTGTFTTQNRTRNHWKNTSINLNHKYTIDSLGSELTTDFDYINYSNTSLQNFDTRNYDVNGNLSPSAPDNPNPYLLKGDIGGNLNIFSLKSDFTKALKNDWKLEGGVKTSLVKADNDLKFFNVSLGDPVLDETKTNHYIYEENINAIYGNVSKKWKKFSTNFGLRLENTNVKGTQITTNQVNKKNYTQLFPSAVFSYDITEKSNLEVNFSRRITRPSYNQLNPFKFYLDPTTYRAGNPDLNPQTTMNYELTYSLSNKYFATLSYSKTSDNITEVIKPVVEDGKNITVQTNENLNSASYFGLNLIAPFKIATWWDMNNSANFYYGSYTGNVSGTQINNKGNFTFSLNSINSFKLGNGFTAELTGNYQAREVYAYMDVQPIWFLNIGAQKKFKNNSTLKLAFNDVFFTSNPKARTTFNNYVENFVVERDSRVITLSYTYNFGSSKSGQPRKTGGAEDLKQRIGNG
- a CDS encoding MarR family winged helix-turn-helix transcriptional regulator codes for the protein MEKLDSIIFYNIDKAIRTYRNYAQRQLKANGFNITIDQWLIIKAILENPGITQNEIGDLAFKDNASVTRIIELLVKSEYIIRNINSDDRRKTNLDVTESGKEIIKKVQELIENNRKTALKDVTKEELEIMNSALLKISKNCLNAKK
- a CDS encoding nucleotidyltransferase domain-containing protein — its product is MTIKNIQTQNLALFQSISGSRSFGLATENSDTDIRGVYYIPKEEFFGLHYTPQISNETNDITYYEIGRFVELLQKNNPNILEILASPEDCIQHKNPLMDLLKPEDFLSKLCKDTFAGYAISQIKKAKGLNKKILNPIDKERKSILDFCYILQNQGSIPLKKWLREFPSSGGVSEGRGGLVQEKCGLVNIDNTKGMFALFYDQSGDLNYKGIIQNEEANQVSVSSVPKEEKSIAFLFCNLDAYSTYCKDYREYWKWVSERNEDRYNVNQNHGQNYDSKNMMHTIRLLQSCEQIFKTSSLNIRVENRDELLDIKAGNWSYEQVMKKAEDLIKSIEYYHSVSALPDEPDVEKTTKILIEIRENLYS
- a CDS encoding ATP-grasp domain-containing protein, whose product is MKNIVALSPMYTEDSNNLKKASLNSPYELNRFNAKWNVPEEFRTAVIAVYGEDIYAEIVAEQCNLTLTKPDDNWLSQISEEFIKRKISYGQLKDFVNEENIFLKCSDFKSFKAGVFDKVTNIKGFDSLDLNISVFTSEVVEWELEVRCFVLNKEIKTYSSYWRNSTLDTDLLSITEQKELFEFFKNFIQQYAETLPKAVVLDFVIIKGKGWALIEANPAWCSGLYACDAEKALEVIIESCIKN
- a CDS encoding nucleotidyltransferase domain-containing protein, producing MTTKILEKLKEIEAERNIEILLAVESGSRAWGFASPDSDYDIRFIYRHEKDWYLSPWDKDETIEFMTEDDLDGSGWDLSKTFHLLVKSNAALLSWFYSPIIYLKDEKFYDLFKPLADSCFSPIAVSYHYLSMSKKYLEACRSDEVKLKSYFYCLRTALTGKWILEKGSVPPVLFSELLVLVDDFTRTKIENLVALKATKGESYYHANDWQLFGFLEGMVKDNEERVKSLSGGNGDKVEMERVFREILTV